One genomic region from Paraburkholderia azotifigens encodes:
- a CDS encoding tetratricopeptide repeat protein, whose product MDHANLLNTALAHHQAGRLAEAKAIYDEILRANPRHSDALHFLGLLACQIQQYEAGITLMRQSIEVLPNAIYHNNLGNALREHGQLKQSIDSYREAVTLKPDYAEAHNNLGNALREDRQPEAAMRSCAQALELRPGYAEAYNNLGNALKDLGETDSAVLAYRKAISFRQHYADAHNNLGNALTEQGKYDEAIASYHSAIALDPNRALIHNSLGTLHLARGELAEAAVSLQRSIDLDPNQPGVYNNLANTFRDAGESELAAEQYSKALQLAQTIVDSYQSGVANAVHGRSSEPRMSFAQACATLGNAWYGLGRYDEAIDCYQRAVALADDDAEVHHNLAVAYLKTERSDDALRYARKALERKDGSSRMHINLGDVLRSLGELEAAADSYRAAIERSPDADVAHTALLFCEASMSHQRVEAYLADAAYFGKRIAAGVRQFTHRRAPRGKRPLRIGFVSGDLRTHPVGIFTESVLSHIDPLRIELIAYPTNDVVDDTTHRLRPLFDAWTPLWKLSRDAAAQRIVDDGIDILLDMSGHTAFNRLPVFAMKPAPVQVTWLGFFASTGVEQIDYVLGDRYVLPPEEAHHFIEKPWHLPDGYLCMTPPKYDIDVGPLPMQANGYVTFGYLGKLAKMTDGVLDLWARVLQRVPESRLLIKAHELDRAHVVEATYARFAARGIAASRLLLEGGSRRKAYLETFNRVDIVLSPFPYPGGTTTAESLWMGVPVVAMKGDRFLGHIGESVLHSAGFGEWICVDQASYIDKVCELVSSIESLAKLRAGLREHVLASPMCDARRFAGNFEDALEGMWRAYEESAN is encoded by the coding sequence GTGGATCACGCTAATCTTCTCAACACCGCGCTCGCGCATCACCAGGCCGGCCGGCTCGCCGAAGCCAAGGCAATCTACGACGAGATCCTGCGCGCCAATCCCCGGCATTCCGATGCGCTGCATTTTCTCGGCCTGCTCGCGTGCCAGATTCAACAGTACGAGGCGGGCATCACGCTGATGCGCCAGTCGATCGAGGTTCTGCCGAACGCGATCTATCACAACAATCTCGGTAACGCGTTGCGCGAGCATGGCCAACTGAAGCAGTCGATCGATTCATATCGCGAGGCCGTGACGCTCAAGCCGGACTACGCCGAAGCGCACAACAATCTCGGCAACGCGTTGCGTGAAGATCGTCAGCCGGAAGCCGCGATGCGAAGCTGCGCGCAGGCGCTCGAATTGCGTCCCGGTTACGCCGAGGCGTACAACAATCTCGGCAATGCTCTGAAGGATCTCGGCGAGACGGATAGCGCGGTGCTCGCGTATCGCAAGGCAATTTCGTTCAGACAGCACTATGCGGACGCGCACAACAATCTCGGCAACGCGTTGACGGAGCAGGGCAAGTACGACGAGGCGATTGCCAGCTATCACAGCGCGATCGCGCTCGATCCGAACCGCGCGCTGATACACAACAGTCTCGGCACGCTGCACCTTGCGCGTGGCGAACTCGCGGAAGCCGCGGTGAGCCTGCAACGCTCGATCGATCTCGACCCGAATCAGCCGGGCGTCTACAACAATCTGGCCAACACGTTCCGCGACGCGGGCGAATCCGAACTCGCGGCAGAGCAATACTCGAAAGCGCTGCAACTCGCGCAGACGATCGTCGATTCGTATCAGTCCGGCGTGGCGAATGCCGTGCACGGGCGTTCGTCGGAGCCGCGCATGTCGTTCGCACAGGCGTGTGCAACGCTCGGCAATGCGTGGTACGGGTTGGGCCGCTATGATGAGGCGATCGACTGCTATCAGCGCGCCGTCGCACTCGCGGATGACGACGCCGAAGTGCATCACAATCTCGCCGTCGCGTATCTGAAGACCGAGCGTTCCGATGACGCGTTGCGCTACGCGCGCAAGGCCCTCGAACGCAAGGACGGCTCATCGCGGATGCACATCAACCTCGGCGATGTGTTGCGCTCATTGGGCGAACTCGAAGCCGCGGCCGACAGCTATCGCGCCGCGATTGAACGCTCGCCGGACGCCGACGTCGCGCACACGGCGCTGCTGTTCTGCGAAGCGAGCATGTCGCATCAGCGGGTCGAAGCCTATCTGGCCGACGCTGCGTATTTCGGCAAGCGGATCGCAGCAGGCGTCAGGCAGTTCACGCATCGGCGCGCGCCGCGCGGCAAGCGGCCATTGCGCATCGGCTTCGTATCGGGCGATCTGCGCACGCATCCTGTGGGCATTTTTACGGAAAGTGTGCTGAGCCATATTGATCCGTTGCGTATCGAACTGATCGCGTATCCGACCAACGATGTCGTCGACGATACGACGCACCGTTTGCGGCCGCTGTTCGACGCATGGACACCGCTATGGAAACTCTCGCGCGACGCCGCGGCGCAGCGCATCGTCGATGATGGCATCGACATTCTGCTCGACATGTCGGGTCACACGGCGTTCAACCGCCTGCCCGTGTTCGCGATGAAACCGGCGCCCGTGCAGGTGACATGGCTCGGCTTTTTCGCATCGACGGGTGTCGAACAAATCGATTACGTGCTCGGCGACCGCTATGTGTTGCCGCCCGAAGAGGCGCATCACTTCATCGAAAAGCCGTGGCATCTGCCCGACGGCTATCTGTGCATGACGCCGCCCAAGTACGACATCGATGTCGGCCCGCTTCCGATGCAAGCGAATGGTTACGTCACGTTCGGCTATCTCGGCAAGCTCGCGAAGATGACGGACGGCGTGCTCGATCTGTGGGCGCGCGTGCTGCAGCGTGTGCCTGAGTCGCGTCTGTTGATCAAGGCGCACGAACTCGACCGGGCGCACGTCGTGGAAGCGACGTATGCGCGCTTCGCGGCGCGCGGCATCGCCGCATCGCGCCTGTTGCTCGAAGGCGGCTCGAGGCGCAAGGCCTATCTTGAGACGTTCAATCGCGTCGATATCGTGCTGAGTCCCTTCCCGTATCCGGGCGGCACGACGACAGCGGAATCGCTGTGGATGGGTGTGCCCGTCGTCGCGATGAAAGGCGATCGCTTCCTCGGTCACATCGGCGAAAGCGTGCTGCATTCGGCGGGATTCGGGGAGTGGATCTGCGTCGATCAGGCGAGCTATATCGACAAAGTGTGCGAACTGGTGTCGAGTATCGAATCGCTGGCAAAGCTGCGCGCCGGTTTGCGCGAGCATGTGCTCGCTTCGCCGATGTGCGATGCGCGCCGCTTCGCGGGCAACTTCGAAGATGCGCTAGAAGGCATGTGGCGCGCGTACGAAGAAAGCGCGAACTGA
- a CDS encoding flagellar protein FliT: protein MMNDSLTRALDLTRALEDAVSQQDWPRASAIVEERSPLLMSLSPQQTPEALEKIRMIQHIDAGISMHARNGMDRLTERHGEALRRIKSVSLYHTTGML from the coding sequence ATGATGAACGATTCGCTGACCCGCGCACTGGATTTGACCCGCGCTCTCGAAGACGCGGTCTCGCAACAAGACTGGCCGCGCGCGTCGGCGATCGTCGAAGAGCGCTCGCCGCTGCTGATGTCGCTGAGCCCGCAGCAAACGCCCGAAGCACTGGAAAAGATCCGCATGATCCAGCATATCGACGCAGGGATCAGCATGCATGCGCGCAACGGCATGGACCGCCTCACCGAACGTCACGGCGAGGCGCTTCGTCGCATCAAGTCGGTGAGCCTGTATCACACGACAGGCATGCTCTGA
- the fliD gene encoding flagellar filament capping protein FliD, with translation MTTTSTSTSSTDVTSLLQQAAQSIISGSTKSTLDVNSLVSALVTAKTAAQSSAITTKQTSDNAELSAIGKIKSALSSLQTAISGLSDGTALNQLAVAVSGTGVTASTTTGKGAVAGNYTLAVTNIATANKISSQAYTSGASLGSGTLTVGVGSNSMQINVTSSDTLATIANSINTANNNPGVSAAVITAADGQHLVLTSKATGAANSVSVSASAGLSSGLNTASFTQVTAGKDANFSLDGNAITSSTNVVTSALTGVNIDISNATANSTQTISITNDTSASEKSINAFVTAYNNYVTTATGLTWDSTQATGSQAGPLLGDSMTNTITNTLGALVGGGISVGGKTISLSSIGINLQHDGTLSVDSTTLENALSSNSSTVAAAFNTTNGMGVTLNNFINTYTQSSGTIDQRTQALNTDLSNLSDQATQLTNYQSTLTDQYNAQFSALNTLMTTMQNNTAYLNQLFGGGGLSGSLNSK, from the coding sequence ATGACCACCACGTCGACTTCGACTTCATCCACTGACGTCACTTCCCTGCTACAGCAGGCAGCGCAGTCCATCATCAGCGGCTCGACCAAGTCGACCCTCGATGTGAATTCACTGGTGTCGGCGCTTGTGACGGCGAAGACCGCGGCTCAATCGTCGGCGATCACAACCAAGCAAACCTCGGACAACGCCGAGCTCTCCGCAATCGGCAAGATCAAATCGGCGCTTTCGTCGCTGCAGACGGCAATCAGCGGCCTGTCCGACGGCACGGCGCTCAATCAGCTGGCAGTCGCCGTCAGCGGCACGGGCGTCACGGCATCGACGACAACCGGCAAGGGCGCGGTGGCAGGCAACTACACGTTGGCCGTCACCAATATTGCGACCGCCAACAAGATTTCTTCGCAGGCTTACACCTCGGGCGCGAGCCTCGGCAGCGGTACGCTGACGGTGGGCGTAGGCAGCAACTCCATGCAGATCAACGTGACGTCGTCGGACACGCTAGCGACCATCGCTAACTCGATCAACACGGCGAACAACAATCCGGGCGTCTCGGCAGCCGTCATCACTGCGGCCGACGGCCAGCATCTGGTGCTGACCTCGAAAGCGACGGGCGCGGCCAACAGCGTGTCGGTTTCGGCAAGCGCGGGCCTCAGCTCCGGCCTGAACACGGCCAGTTTCACGCAAGTCACGGCGGGCAAGGACGCGAACTTTTCGCTCGACGGCAACGCGATCACCAGCTCGACGAACGTCGTCACGTCGGCGCTGACGGGCGTGAACATCGACATCTCGAACGCGACCGCGAACAGCACGCAGACCATCTCGATCACAAACGACACGTCGGCGTCGGAAAAGTCCATCAACGCCTTTGTCACCGCGTACAACAACTACGTCACGACGGCCACGGGGCTGACGTGGGACTCGACGCAGGCGACGGGCTCGCAGGCCGGCCCGCTGCTCGGCGATTCGATGACGAACACGATCACGAACACGCTCGGCGCGCTGGTCGGCGGCGGCATCAGCGTCGGCGGCAAGACGATCAGCCTGTCGTCGATCGGCATCAACCTGCAACACGACGGCACGCTGTCCGTCGATTCGACGACGCTGGAAAATGCGCTGTCGAGCAACAGTTCGACCGTCGCAGCCGCGTTCAACACGACGAACGGCATGGGCGTGACGCTGAACAACTTCATCAACACGTACACGCAGTCGAGCGGCACGATCGATCAGCGCACGCAGGCGCTGAACACCGACCTGAGCAATCTGTCGGATCAGGCGACGCAGCTCACCAACTATCAGAGCACGCTGACCGATCAGTACAACGCGCAGTTCTCGGCGCTGAACACGCTGATGACGACAATGCAGAACAACACGGCATACCTGAACCAGCTGTTCGGCGGCGGCGGCCTGTCGGGCTCGCTGAACTCGAAGTAA
- a CDS encoding flagellin domain-containing protein — protein sequence MLNINTNIASLTAQNNLSGSQSALSQAINRLSSGKRVNTAADDAAGLAISTSQTASINALTQGAANANNGISMVQTTNGALQSVVDNLQRIRQLAVEAGDGSLDSNALANLQSEVSTRLTEITRVAQQTTFNGQSVLNGISSVNFQIGAFKGQEITADFGTQKWDATNLGINALSVSTASAAQSAMSQIDNVLTSVNTFQATLGATQNTFQAAISTTQTQATNMSAARSQITDADFATETANLSKAQVLQQAGISVLAQANSMPQQVLKLLQ from the coding sequence ATGCTGAATATCAACACCAACATCGCTTCGCTGACCGCGCAGAACAACCTGTCGGGTTCGCAAAGCGCACTGTCGCAGGCGATCAACCGCCTGTCGTCGGGCAAGCGTGTGAACACCGCTGCCGACGACGCGGCAGGTCTCGCGATTTCGACGTCGCAAACGGCATCGATCAACGCGCTGACGCAAGGTGCTGCCAACGCGAACAACGGCATCTCGATGGTGCAAACCACGAACGGCGCACTGCAGTCGGTCGTCGACAACCTGCAACGTATCCGCCAGCTGGCGGTGGAAGCAGGTGACGGCTCGCTCGACTCGAACGCACTGGCTAACCTCCAGTCGGAAGTGTCGACCCGTCTGACGGAAATCACGCGCGTTGCGCAACAAACGACGTTCAACGGCCAATCGGTTCTGAACGGCATCAGCTCGGTCAACTTCCAGATCGGCGCGTTCAAGGGCCAGGAGATCACGGCTGACTTCGGCACGCAAAAGTGGGACGCGACGAACCTCGGCATCAACGCGCTGAGCGTTTCGACGGCATCGGCAGCCCAGTCCGCGATGAGCCAGATCGACAACGTTCTGACGAGCGTGAACACGTTCCAAGCAACGCTGGGCGCAACGCAGAACACGTTCCAGGCTGCAATTTCGACGACGCAAACTCAAGCAACGAACATGAGTGCAGCGCGTTCACAGATCACCGACGCAGATTTCGCGACGGAAACGGCGAACCTGTCGAAGGCTCAGGTTCTGCAACAAGCTGGTATCTCGGTTCTGGCGCAAGCGAACTCGATGCCCCAGCAAGTTCTGAAGCTCCTCCAGTAA
- a CDS encoding aldo/keto reductase: MQKRKLGTSQLQVAPLMFGGNVFGWTADEATSFSILDAFADAGLNFIDTADVYSAWVPGNQGGESETIIGKWFAKSGKRDRIVLSTKVGMLGNRKGLSAGNIRAAVEDSLRRLQTDYIDVYFSHLDDEETPLAETLGAYQQLIEAGKVRVIGASNYGGARLQEALQIARDNGLPQYQVIQPEYNLYDRAAYETDLEPIALAERLGVVCYYSLASGFLSGKYRSRDDLSKSARGRKVEAYLNERGFAILDALEEVAGRHGSTPASVALAWLIARPSITAPIASATSVEQLESLVAAVHLTLTDADLRALNDASA, from the coding sequence ATGCAGAAACGCAAGCTCGGCACGTCGCAACTGCAGGTCGCGCCGCTGATGTTCGGAGGAAATGTATTCGGCTGGACGGCCGACGAAGCCACGTCGTTTTCGATCCTCGACGCATTTGCCGACGCGGGCCTGAATTTCATCGATACCGCCGACGTCTATTCGGCATGGGTGCCGGGCAATCAAGGCGGCGAATCGGAAACGATCATCGGCAAGTGGTTCGCGAAGTCGGGCAAGCGCGACAGGATCGTGCTGTCGACGAAGGTCGGCATGCTGGGAAATCGCAAGGGGCTGTCGGCGGGCAACATTCGCGCGGCCGTCGAAGATTCGCTGCGACGCCTGCAGACGGACTACATCGACGTCTACTTTTCGCATCTCGACGACGAGGAGACGCCGCTGGCGGAGACGCTCGGCGCGTACCAGCAGCTGATCGAAGCGGGCAAGGTGCGGGTGATCGGCGCGTCCAACTACGGCGGCGCGCGGCTGCAGGAAGCGCTGCAGATCGCGCGGGACAATGGCTTGCCGCAGTATCAGGTGATCCAGCCGGAGTACAACCTGTACGACCGTGCCGCTTACGAAACCGACCTCGAGCCGATCGCGCTCGCCGAGCGGCTGGGCGTGGTCTGCTACTACAGCCTCGCGAGCGGTTTCCTGTCGGGCAAATACCGTTCACGCGACGATCTGTCGAAGAGCGCGCGGGGCCGCAAGGTCGAGGCGTATCTGAACGAACGCGGCTTCGCGATCCTCGATGCACTCGAAGAAGTGGCGGGGCGGCACGGCAGCACGCCGGCTTCGGTGGCACTCGCGTGGCTGATCGCGCGTCCCAGCATCACGGCGCCGATTGCCAGCGCGACGTCCGTCGAACAGCTCGAGAGTCTTGTCGCTGCTGTGCATCTGACGCTCACGGACGCAGATTTGCGCGCATTGAACGACGCAAGTGCCTGA
- the rpsU gene encoding 30S ribosomal protein S21: MTTILLKENEPFEVAIRRFRRAIEKNGLIAELRERQAYEKPTTARKRKKAAAVKRLHKRLRSQMLPKKLH; this comes from the coding sequence ATGACGACGATTCTCCTGAAGGAAAATGAGCCGTTCGAAGTGGCAATCCGCCGCTTCCGCCGCGCAATCGAAAAGAATGGCCTGATCGCAGAACTGCGTGAACGCCAGGCATACGAAAAGCCGACGACGGCTCGTAAGCGCAAGAAGGCAGCTGCAGTGAAGCGCCTGCACAAGCGCCTGCGCAGCCAGATGCTGCCGAAGAAGCTGCACTAA
- a CDS encoding DNA-3-methyladenine glycosylase I — MLAWPDRRAINQPSRSRNVAEQRCNWATSEALAHYHDTEWGVPSRNDQHLFEMLVLEGAQAGLSWSTILNKRAGYRRAFSNFDIDKVARYTPQKIDALVLDEGIVRHRGKIESTVLNAKAVRQIQAEHGSLADFVWSFVDNVPVQNAWTSYKHAPASTEVSDALSKALKGYGCKFVGTTICYAFMQAVGMVNDHQTDCTCYSRCASLGRKGRKKNAN, encoded by the coding sequence ATGCTGGCGTGGCCCGATCGACGGGCGATCAACCAACCAAGCAGGAGCCGGAACGTGGCTGAGCAGCGATGCAACTGGGCGACGAGCGAAGCGCTCGCACACTATCACGACACCGAGTGGGGTGTCCCTTCGCGCAACGACCAGCATCTGTTCGAGATGCTCGTGCTCGAGGGCGCGCAGGCAGGGTTGTCCTGGTCGACGATCCTGAACAAGCGCGCCGGATACCGGCGTGCGTTTTCGAATTTCGATATCGACAAGGTTGCCCGCTATACGCCGCAAAAGATCGATGCCCTCGTGCTCGACGAGGGCATCGTGCGGCATCGCGGCAAGATCGAGTCGACGGTGCTCAATGCTAAAGCCGTCAGGCAGATTCAGGCGGAGCACGGTTCCCTGGCGGACTTCGTATGGTCGTTCGTCGACAACGTGCCGGTCCAGAACGCGTGGACGAGCTACAAGCACGCGCCCGCTTCGACGGAAGTGTCGGATGCGCTCAGCAAGGCGCTCAAAGGCTATGGCTGCAAATTTGTGGGCACAACTATCTGTTATGCCTTCATGCAGGCGGTCGGCATGGTCAACGATCATCAAACCGATTGCACCTGCTATTCGCGGTGCGCGTCGCTCGGCAGAAAAGGCCGCAAAAAGAACGCGAATTGA
- a CDS encoding BadF/BadG/BcrA/BcrD ATPase family protein, translated as MKQDLYLIGVDGGGTGTRVVLANAEGQELAQGTAGPSGLGLGVERAWESILAASAQACALAGVTADWSRFVFGCGLAGVNNRDWLSAFRAKAPALAGLSIEHDAYSTLLGAHGGEPGVIVALGTGSVAAVLDRDGECRTVSGYGYPSADEASGAWLGLRAIVHAQQALDGRVPPDELSQALIDHVGVSDRDGLVVWLCDANQTAYASIARVVVEHREHPFAARLLHEAGQEIGKMIAALDPSGTLPIALCGGLGQPLSEYVPAPYRGRLRAPLSDSAHGALQLARREATRISGA; from the coding sequence ATGAAACAAGACCTCTATCTGATCGGCGTCGACGGCGGTGGCACCGGCACGCGTGTCGTGCTGGCGAACGCCGAAGGGCAGGAACTCGCACAGGGCACGGCGGGGCCATCGGGCCTGGGGCTCGGTGTCGAGCGCGCGTGGGAATCGATCCTTGCGGCCAGCGCGCAAGCGTGCGCACTCGCTGGCGTGACAGCCGACTGGTCGCGCTTCGTCTTCGGCTGCGGGCTCGCGGGCGTCAACAATCGCGACTGGCTGTCCGCCTTTCGCGCCAAGGCGCCGGCGCTTGCCGGTCTGTCTATCGAGCACGACGCCTATTCCACACTGCTCGGCGCTCACGGCGGCGAGCCGGGCGTGATCGTCGCGCTTGGAACGGGCAGCGTGGCGGCTGTGCTAGACCGCGACGGCGAGTGCCGTACGGTCAGCGGCTACGGCTATCCGTCCGCCGACGAAGCGAGCGGTGCATGGCTCGGCCTGCGCGCCATCGTGCATGCGCAGCAGGCGCTCGACGGCCGCGTTCCCCCCGACGAACTCTCACAGGCATTGATCGATCACGTGGGCGTGTCGGATCGCGACGGGCTCGTGGTCTGGCTCTGCGACGCAAATCAGACGGCTTATGCGAGCATTGCGCGCGTCGTCGTCGAGCATCGTGAGCATCCGTTTGCCGCGCGCCTGCTACACGAAGCCGGCCAGGAAATCGGCAAGATGATTGCCGCGCTCGATCCGTCCGGAACTTTGCCCATCGCGCTGTGCGGCGGGCTCGGCCAGCCGTTGAGCGAGTACGTGCCCGCGCCCTATCGGGGACGGCTGCGCGCGCCGCTTTCGGATTCGGCGCATGGCGCGCTGCAACTGGCCCGGCGGGAGGCTACCCGAATCAGCGGGGCATAA
- a CDS encoding Cof-type HAD-IIB family hydrolase, translated as MYKVIASDLDGTLLNSNHQVDPFTINTVRALEAQGIHIVIATGRHYCDVAGIRDVLGIRPYLITSNGARVHSPDDEMIFADDLQADAVKELVKPEIAGEHGRVIVNLFADREWLIDRDAPELLRYHQDSGFTYNVTDLQQHDGADIAKALYIGDPKDLAVVAANLQQTFGETLYVTYSLPDCLEVMTANVSKGRALQFVLDRLNVPAAKCVAFGDNMNDIDMLETAGHPFMMNNANPDLIQRLPNVPRIGNNFEAGVAHHLRKLFALDDELTA; from the coding sequence ATGTACAAAGTCATTGCCAGCGATCTGGACGGAACACTGCTGAACAGCAACCACCAGGTCGACCCGTTTACGATCAACACGGTGCGCGCGCTGGAAGCGCAAGGCATCCACATCGTGATCGCGACGGGGCGCCACTATTGCGACGTCGCGGGTATTCGCGACGTGCTGGGCATCCGGCCATATCTGATCACGTCGAACGGCGCCCGCGTCCATTCGCCGGACGACGAAATGATCTTCGCCGACGACCTTCAGGCCGACGCGGTCAAGGAACTCGTGAAACCGGAAATCGCGGGTGAGCATGGGCGCGTGATCGTCAATCTGTTCGCCGACCGCGAATGGCTGATCGATCGGGATGCGCCGGAGTTGCTGCGCTATCACCAGGATTCAGGCTTCACCTATAACGTGACGGATTTGCAGCAGCACGACGGCGCGGACATCGCGAAGGCGCTGTACATTGGCGACCCGAAAGATCTCGCCGTCGTGGCGGCCAACCTGCAGCAGACGTTCGGCGAGACGCTCTATGTCACGTATTCGCTGCCGGACTGTCTCGAGGTGATGACGGCGAACGTATCGAAAGGGCGCGCGCTGCAGTTCGTGCTCGACCGCCTGAATGTGCCTGCGGCGAAGTGCGTCGCCTTCGGCGACAACATGAACGATATCGACATGCTGGAAACGGCGGGCCATCCGTTCATGATGAACAATGCCAATCCTGACCTGATCCAGCGCCTGCCGAACGTGCCGCGTATCGGCAACAACTTCGAAGCGGGCGTCGCGCATCATTTGCGCAAGCTGTTCGCGCTCGACGACGAGCTGACGGCGTAA
- the aqpZ gene encoding aquaporin Z yields the protein MNLSKRLAAELFGTFWLVLGGCGSAVLAANFAGPVHGLGIGFVGVSLAFGLTVLTMAYAIGHISGCHLNPAVSVGLTVAGRFPARDLLPYIVAQVLGAVLGAFVLSVIASGNPDFHLVASGFASNGYGERSPGHYALPAAFVCETVMTAIFLFVILGATDKRAPAGFAPIAIGLCLTLIHLISIPVTNTSVNPARSTGPALFVGGAAVDQLWLFWIAPILGAVIAGIVYPLIAGNAQHAAEAGRTRVTA from the coding sequence ATGAACCTCTCCAAGCGCCTCGCAGCGGAGCTGTTCGGCACCTTCTGGCTTGTACTCGGAGGTTGCGGCAGCGCCGTCCTCGCGGCAAATTTCGCCGGCCCGGTTCATGGGCTCGGCATCGGCTTCGTGGGCGTGTCGCTCGCTTTCGGCCTGACCGTCCTGACCATGGCGTATGCGATCGGGCATATTTCAGGTTGCCATCTGAATCCGGCCGTCAGCGTAGGTCTGACCGTCGCGGGCCGTTTCCCGGCGCGCGACCTTCTGCCGTATATCGTCGCGCAGGTGCTGGGCGCAGTGCTCGGCGCGTTCGTGCTGTCCGTCATTGCTTCGGGCAACCCGGATTTCCATCTGGTCGCAAGCGGTTTCGCGAGCAACGGTTACGGCGAGCGCTCGCCGGGTCACTACGCGTTGCCGGCCGCGTTCGTGTGCGAAACGGTGATGACAGCCATCTTCCTGTTCGTAATTCTCGGCGCAACCGACAAGCGCGCGCCCGCGGGCTTCGCGCCCATCGCGATCGGCCTGTGCCTCACGCTGATCCACCTGATCTCGATTCCCGTCACCAACACATCGGTGAATCCGGCTCGCTCGACAGGGCCGGCGCTGTTCGTGGGGGGCGCAGCTGTCGATCAGCTGTGGCTCTTCTGGATCGCGCCGATTCTCGGCGCCGTGATCGCCGGCATCGTGTATCCGCTGATTGCGGGGAATGCGCAACATGCCGCGGAAGCCGGGCGCACACGCGTGACCGCGTGA
- a CDS encoding H-NS family nucleoid-associated regulatory protein, producing the protein MSQYADLKAQIARLEAEAAEARRNEVGNVIAEIRQKIADYGLSAHDLGFAEAARRGRPPKKAPLPAKYQDPKSGSTWSGRGKPPKWIAGKNRERFLIGQV; encoded by the coding sequence ATGTCACAATACGCAGATCTCAAGGCGCAGATCGCACGCCTCGAAGCGGAAGCGGCAGAAGCGCGTCGCAATGAAGTGGGCAATGTGATTGCCGAAATCCGCCAGAAAATCGCCGATTACGGACTTAGCGCGCACGACCTCGGTTTTGCGGAGGCGGCACGCCGCGGACGCCCGCCAAAGAAGGCGCCGCTGCCCGCGAAGTATCAGGATCCGAAGTCGGGGAGCACCTGGAGCGGCAGGGGAAAGCCGCCTAAGTGGATTGCCGGCAAGAACCGCGAACGCTTTCTGATCGGCCAGGTGTAA